The sequence below is a genomic window from Flavobacterium lipolyticum.
CGGGACATTGTTTAATGACGGAGAAGCTTTCGGATTTGTCTAACTATAGAAGTGTCGTTTTATTTTTTTCGAATGAGATTCTGCTGCGATTTATTAGAAAAATGGAATGGAGAAAGGGGGAAGTTGAAGAATGTAAGTCTGTCCGTGCTTTTGAATATGATGTGTTTCTTAAGCGGTTTGTAGATAGTTTGGTTGATATTTCAAAACTTTCGATTGAGATTAAAAGTAAGTTGCTGGAGGTTAAGTTTGAAGAGTTAATGCTTTATTTGGTGGGAATGTATGGTACAGAGTTTTTATATTCTTTAACAGTAAACAGTGATGATTCTTCGCAAAAATTTTTTCAGATTATTGAAAGCAGTCATCTTAGTAAATTGTCATTAAAAGAATTATCTTTTTTGTGTAATATGAGTGTTTCGACCTTTAAAAGGGAATTTGAAAAACATTATTCGGAATCACCCATTAAATGGTTTCAGCATAAAAGGCTTGAGTTTGCTCATTATTTACTTCATCAGGAGCAAAGAAGTCCTTCAGAAGTTTATTTTGAAGCAGGTTACGAAAGTTTATCAAGTTTTACTCAGGCTTATAAGTCAAAATATGGAGTGACACCAAAGCAGGCACAGAAAAAGTGAGCTTTTGGCTATAGTTTTTGAGCCTTTGTCTCCATTTACTTTTTATTTTCAGGGTTAAATTTGTTTAAAATCTTAAACCATAGAAGAATGAAAAAAGTAAATGCAATTTTGATAATGTCCTTAATTTTTACCACAACAATTTTCGGACAGAAGACTTTTACACTAACCAGTAAAGATTTGGGAGGTGAGCTGACTAAAACACAAGAGTTTAAAGGGTTCGGCTGTACTGGTGAGAATCAATCACCTCAACTGTTTTGGAAAAATGCGCCAGCCGGAACAAAAAGTTTCGCTGTGACGATGTATG
It includes:
- a CDS encoding helix-turn-helix domain-containing protein, encoding MNVLTLPDELNFDQSKLIHVYDYTSSKRISKQQIILNQNVFSFLIEGTKEVVFDNSAVSIDASKFLIMKSGHCLMTEKLSDLSNYRSVVLFFSNEILLRFIRKMEWRKGEVEECKSVRAFEYDVFLKRFVDSLVDISKLSIEIKSKLLEVKFEELMLYLVGMYGTEFLYSLTVNSDDSSQKFFQIIESSHLSKLSLKELSFLCNMSVSTFKREFEKHYSESPIKWFQHKRLEFAHYLLHQEQRSPSEVYFEAGYESLSSFTQAYKSKYGVTPKQAQKK